In Candidatus Margulisiibacteriota bacterium, the genomic stretch TCCAATATGAAAAAAATTGTAATCGACGCTCGTATGATAAACCATTCAGGAATTGGCAAATGCCTGCAGAATTTGATTCCGTTGTTAGCTGGTACTTATCGTATAATTCTCATCGGTAATAAGAACGAAATTACTGAGTATCCCTGGAGCCGGCATATATCGCTGATTCATCTTGATTGTCCCATCCTCTCTATACAGGAACAACTGAGGTTGCCTTTGGCAATTCCGGATTCAGATTTGTTTTGGTCTCCGCAATACAACGTTCCTCTTTTTCCTATTAAGGCTGTAAAAAGGCTTGTGACAATTCATGATGTTTATCATTTGTCGTATTATAATTCACTCAGTATAAGTAAGAAAGCATATGTTAACATTGTAATCAATGCTTCGATTGCATTATCAGGAAAAGTCCTGGTAGACTCAGTTTTCACTAAAGCTGAAATACTTAAATATATTAAGGTTGACGAGCGTAAGTTGGTAGTTAATTATAATGGTGTTGATACAAGTGTTTTTAGGAGGATTACGGATAGGGCGACGTTAGATGAAGTTATTAAGAAATATAATCTTCCCGCTAAATATGTTTTATATGTAGGCAACGTAAAACCGAATAAAAATTTGAAAAGGCTAATGAAGGCAGT encodes the following:
- a CDS encoding glycosyltransferase family 1 protein, producing MKKIVIDARMINHSGIGKCLQNLIPLLAGTYRIILIGNKNEITEYPWSRHISLIHLDCPILSIQEQLRLPLAIPDSDLFWSPQYNVPLFPIKAVKRLVTIHDVYHLSYYNSLSISKKAYVNIVINASIALSGKVLVDSVFTKAEILKYIKVDERKLVVNYNGVDTSVFRRITDRATLDEVIKKYNLPAKYVLYVGNVKPNKNLKRLMKAVAQIDREYRIVIVGKKEGFITEDSELFELMTSNPELNERVVFTGRVDDADLPVFYSLASVLAFPSIYEGFGLPPLEAMACGCPCVVSAIASIPEICGNAAHYVNPYDVDDIAQGINEVLSNSAYSGMLLRNGIERLGLFDWNRSAGKVREVIDSLF